The Amycolatopsis mongoliensis genome includes a window with the following:
- a CDS encoding helix-turn-helix transcriptional regulator, translated as MDGVEAWEFGRTVRRWRDRVTPEAVGVPVGRRRRASGLRREELATLAGISADYLTRLEQGRATAPSAQVVESLARALRLADAERDLLYRLAGHAAPGPDVVPSRVAPSVQRLLDRLSHTPVVVYDAGWTLVLANAPYHALMGDTSTWRGLDRNAVWRNVTRLPSRVVHTPREQAEHEARLVADLRLTMSRYPADRALRRLIAELAAGSPRFAELWDSEAPPPLADPSRRKTIDHPAVGLITLDCDTLLVALDDLRISVYTAEPGTEDAERLELATVLGTQTLGR; from the coding sequence ATGGACGGCGTGGAGGCGTGGGAGTTCGGCCGGACGGTGCGCCGCTGGCGCGACCGCGTGACGCCCGAGGCCGTCGGGGTGCCGGTGGGCCGGCGGCGCCGGGCGAGCGGGCTGCGCCGGGAGGAACTGGCCACGCTCGCCGGGATCTCGGCCGACTACCTGACCCGGCTCGAGCAGGGCCGCGCCACCGCGCCGTCGGCTCAGGTGGTGGAGTCGCTGGCCCGGGCCCTGCGCCTGGCCGACGCCGAACGGGACCTGCTCTACCGCCTGGCCGGGCACGCCGCGCCCGGCCCGGACGTCGTGCCGTCGCGGGTCGCCCCGAGCGTGCAGCGGCTGCTCGACCGGCTGTCGCACACCCCGGTGGTCGTGTACGACGCCGGCTGGACGCTCGTGCTGGCCAACGCGCCGTACCACGCGCTCATGGGCGACACGAGCACCTGGCGCGGCCTGGACCGCAACGCCGTCTGGCGCAACGTCACCCGCCTGCCCTCCCGGGTCGTGCACACCCCGCGGGAACAGGCCGAGCACGAGGCCCGGCTCGTGGCCGACCTGCGCCTGACGATGTCGCGCTACCCGGCCGACCGCGCTTTGCGGCGCCTGATCGCCGAGCTGGCCGCCGGCAGTCCGCGGTTCGCCGAGCTGTGGGACTCCGAAGCCCCGCCGCCCCTGGCCGACCCGTCCCGGCGCAAGACCATCGACCACCCGGCGGTCGGCCTGATCACGCTCGACTGCGACACGCTGCTCGTCGCCTTGGACGACCTGCGCATCTCCGTCTACACCGCCGAGCCCGGCACCGAGGACGCCGAGCGCCTGGAGCTCGCCACCGTCCTCGGCACCCAGACACTGGGGCGCTGA
- a CDS encoding haloalkane dehalogenase, which yields MGFVRLLRTPDDRFTDLPDFPFEPKYVELDDPHGGRIRVGYVEAGPADGQPVLLLHGEPSWSFLYRKMLPVLAAAGLRAIAPDLVGFGRSDKPGDLVDHTYARHVEWMRGFAFDALDLHDVTLVGQDWGGLIGLRLVAENPSRFSRVVAANTGLPTGDIDMPAVWHSFREAVEKAPVLDVARFVQSGCKSSLPDEVRAAYDAPFPNEMYKAGPRAMPSLVPYRPDDPASEANRAAWKTLTELEIPFLVAFSDGDPITGGMAPILRRSMKGAQGVEHPVIADAGHFLQEDKGEEFAEHVVRFVRG from the coding sequence GTGGGGTTCGTGCGCCTGCTGAGGACACCGGACGACCGGTTCACGGACCTGCCCGACTTTCCCTTCGAGCCGAAGTACGTCGAACTCGACGACCCCCACGGCGGCCGGATCAGAGTCGGCTACGTGGAGGCGGGCCCGGCCGACGGGCAGCCGGTGCTGCTGCTGCACGGCGAGCCCAGCTGGTCTTTCCTCTACCGCAAGATGCTGCCCGTGCTGGCCGCGGCCGGGCTCCGGGCGATCGCGCCCGACCTGGTCGGGTTCGGCCGCTCCGACAAGCCGGGCGACCTGGTGGACCACACGTACGCGCGGCACGTCGAGTGGATGCGCGGCTTCGCGTTCGACGCCCTCGACCTGCACGACGTGACGCTGGTCGGGCAGGACTGGGGCGGCCTGATCGGGCTGCGCCTGGTCGCGGAGAACCCCTCGCGATTCTCGCGGGTCGTGGCGGCCAACACGGGCTTGCCCACGGGAGACATCGACATGCCGGCGGTCTGGCACTCGTTCCGCGAGGCCGTCGAGAAGGCCCCGGTGCTGGACGTCGCGCGGTTCGTCCAGTCGGGCTGCAAGTCTTCCCTCCCGGACGAGGTCCGCGCGGCCTACGACGCGCCGTTCCCCAACGAGATGTACAAGGCGGGCCCCCGGGCGATGCCGTCGCTGGTGCCGTACCGGCCGGACGACCCGGCTTCGGAAGCGAACCGCGCGGCGTGGAAGACGCTGACGGAGCTGGAGATCCCGTTCCTGGTGGCGTTCTCCGACGGCGACCCGATCACCGGCGGCATGGCCCCGATCCTGCGGCGCTCGATGAAGGGGGCGCAGGGGGTGGAGCACCCGGTGATCGCGGACGCCGGGCACTTCCTGCAGGAGGACAAGGGCGAGGAGTTCGCCGAGCACGTGGTGCGCTTCGTGCGCGGCTGA
- a CDS encoding DUF350 domain-containing protein encodes MNTTLALSDTFGSDLVRGIGAILLYGVIGLLLMFAGFYAIDWTTPGKLSKLVTQGLPNAVIVTASGMLSMAFIVVVAIFNSASDLTEGLITSLVYGLLGIIVQVIAVRLLEWATRIDVASTIESEHFAPASIVVAAAHIGLGLVVAVGIS; translated from the coding sequence GTGAACACGACCCTTGCGCTGTCCGACACGTTCGGCTCCGACCTCGTGCGGGGGATCGGCGCGATCCTGCTCTACGGCGTCATCGGCCTGCTGCTGATGTTCGCCGGCTTCTACGCGATCGACTGGACCACGCCGGGCAAGCTGTCGAAGCTGGTCACGCAGGGCCTGCCGAACGCGGTGATCGTGACCGCGTCCGGGATGCTCTCGATGGCGTTCATCGTCGTCGTGGCGATCTTCAACTCGGCCAGCGACCTCACCGAGGGCCTCATCACCTCGCTGGTCTACGGCCTGCTCGGGATCATCGTCCAGGTGATCGCGGTCCGGCTGCTCGAGTGGGCGACCCGCATCGACGTGGCGTCGACCATCGAGAGCGAGCACTTCGCCCCGGCCAGCATCGTGGTCGCGGCCGCGCACATCGGCCTGGGCCTCGTGGTGGCGGTCGGCATCTCCTGA
- a CDS encoding glutathionylspermidine synthase family protein encodes MYRDRREPRRDWQRIVEEQGLVYGTPARDSSGRVRPYWDESVHYVFDMDEVLSLEADVELLHSMCLEAVDNVVTTEGYQRFGIPEWVWPHIAESWKRQDPHVYGRFDLRYDGKSPAKLLEYNADTPTTLLEASLLQWHWKTDVFPDDDQWNSIHEKLVERWTFLQDKLPSNELHFTWSAADPSGEDNVTTAYLQETAAEAGLDTVGLAIEEIGWDPVLKRFVDLEEQQMATVLKLYPWEWVVDEEFGRHAVESLPRTLWIEPLWKMILSNKTLLAILWENYPGHPNLLPAFADDPGLLTEYVRKPKLGREGANVQIVATGYETQTDGVYGAEGFVYQAFDPLPEFDGYRPALGAWIVGDSSAGLGIRETGGLVTDDGAAFVPHRIPES; translated from the coding sequence GTGTACCGGGACCGGCGTGAGCCGCGGCGCGACTGGCAGCGGATCGTCGAGGAGCAGGGGCTCGTCTACGGCACGCCGGCCCGCGACAGCAGCGGCCGGGTGCGGCCGTACTGGGACGAGTCGGTGCACTACGTCTTCGACATGGACGAGGTCCTCTCGCTCGAAGCCGACGTCGAGCTGCTCCACTCGATGTGCCTGGAGGCCGTCGACAACGTCGTGACCACCGAGGGCTACCAGCGGTTCGGCATCCCCGAGTGGGTCTGGCCGCACATCGCCGAGTCGTGGAAGCGGCAGGACCCGCACGTCTACGGCCGGTTCGACCTGCGCTACGACGGCAAGTCGCCGGCGAAGCTGCTCGAGTACAACGCGGACACGCCGACCACGCTGCTGGAGGCGTCGCTGCTGCAGTGGCACTGGAAGACCGACGTCTTCCCGGACGACGACCAGTGGAACTCGATCCACGAAAAGCTCGTCGAGCGGTGGACGTTCCTGCAGGACAAGCTGCCGTCGAACGAACTGCACTTCACCTGGTCGGCGGCCGACCCCTCCGGCGAGGACAACGTCACCACGGCGTACCTGCAGGAGACGGCGGCCGAGGCCGGGCTCGACACGGTGGGGCTGGCGATCGAGGAGATCGGCTGGGACCCGGTGCTCAAGCGGTTCGTCGACCTCGAAGAGCAGCAGATGGCGACCGTGCTGAAGCTGTACCCGTGGGAGTGGGTGGTCGACGAGGAGTTCGGCCGCCACGCCGTCGAGTCGCTGCCGCGGACGCTGTGGATCGAGCCGCTCTGGAAGATGATCCTCTCCAACAAGACGCTGCTGGCGATCCTGTGGGAGAACTACCCGGGCCACCCGAACCTGCTGCCCGCGTTCGCCGACGACCCCGGGCTGCTCACCGAGTACGTCCGCAAGCCGAAGCTGGGCCGCGAGGGCGCGAACGTCCAGATCGTCGCGACCGGCTACGAGACCCAGACCGACGGCGTCTACGGCGCCGAAGGCTTCGTCTACCAAGCGTTCGACCCGCTGCCCGAGTTCGACGGCTACCGGCCGGCGCTCGGCGCGTGGATCGTCGGCGACAGCTCAGCCGGCCTCGGCATCCGCGAGACCGGCGGCCTGGTCACCGACGACGGTGCGGCATTCGTCCCACATCGCATCCCCGAGTCGTGA
- a CDS encoding septum formation family protein: MSPSADRFPTATQTLRTRVVMGGIFAGALIALALSVVFSWSDGIAGGAGGGAGKLSAEAEEAFHSPPGSCLTWDNPDASDARKVACTQPHLFEVTTLVDIGAQFPAGAPVPSLEQWQQIAQQKCTADVKPYLGHNLDPYGKLTTNLLRPTPSQWDDGDRQLRCGLQWAGPGGKLLPTTGPAKAQDQSLVFEPGTCLALQGKGVGDPVDCAKPHSYEIIATLDLKTKFKDTYPKQDDQKAWLDTECTKQAADYTGGADLDAKKLILTWDLREQESWDAGSTKVNCKVAALLPDKSGLQAVTGSIKAAPAGPDGGQPQDGGPPSDGGGGPTTSSSAPPSTKKNG, encoded by the coding sequence ATGTCTCCCAGCGCCGATCGGTTCCCCACCGCCACGCAGACGCTGCGCACCCGCGTCGTGATGGGCGGGATCTTCGCGGGCGCGCTCATCGCGCTCGCCCTCAGCGTCGTGTTCTCCTGGAGCGACGGCATCGCCGGAGGGGCCGGCGGCGGCGCCGGCAAGCTCTCGGCCGAGGCCGAGGAGGCCTTCCACTCCCCGCCCGGCAGCTGCCTGACCTGGGACAACCCGGACGCGAGCGACGCGCGCAAGGTGGCCTGCACCCAGCCGCACCTGTTCGAGGTGACGACGCTCGTCGACATCGGCGCCCAGTTCCCGGCGGGCGCGCCGGTGCCCTCGCTGGAGCAGTGGCAGCAGATCGCGCAGCAGAAGTGCACCGCGGACGTGAAGCCGTACCTCGGCCACAACCTCGACCCCTACGGCAAGCTCACCACGAACCTGCTGCGCCCGACGCCGTCGCAGTGGGACGACGGCGACCGCCAGCTGCGGTGCGGCCTGCAGTGGGCCGGCCCCGGCGGCAAGCTGCTGCCGACGACCGGGCCGGCGAAGGCGCAGGACCAGTCGCTCGTCTTCGAGCCGGGCACCTGCCTCGCGCTGCAGGGCAAGGGCGTCGGCGACCCGGTCGACTGCGCGAAGCCGCACTCCTACGAGATCATCGCGACCCTCGACCTCAAGACGAAGTTCAAGGACACCTACCCGAAGCAGGACGACCAGAAGGCCTGGCTCGACACCGAGTGCACCAAGCAGGCAGCGGACTACACGGGCGGTGCCGACCTCGACGCGAAGAAACTGATCCTGACCTGGGACCTGCGGGAGCAGGAGAGCTGGGACGCCGGTTCGACCAAGGTCAACTGCAAGGTCGCGGCGCTCCTGCCGGACAAGAGCGGCCTGCAGGCGGTCACCGGCAGCATCAAGGCCGCCCCGGCGGGGCCCGACGGCGGCCAGCCGCAGGACGGTGGCCCGCCTTCGGACGGGGGCGGCGGGCCGACGACGTCGAGCTCCGCCCCGCCGTCGACGAAGAAGAACGGCTGA
- a CDS encoding metallopeptidase family protein, with protein sequence MPVEMGRERFEELVSEALDEVPPEFAKAMDNVVVLVEEFNDEAPDILGLYHGIALTERTSSYGGVLPDRISIYRQPILAMCEDEDEVVEEVLITVVHELGHHFGIDDARLHELGWG encoded by the coding sequence ATGCCCGTCGAGATGGGCCGGGAGCGGTTCGAGGAACTGGTCTCGGAGGCCCTGGACGAGGTGCCGCCCGAGTTCGCGAAGGCGATGGACAACGTCGTCGTGCTGGTCGAGGAGTTCAACGACGAGGCGCCGGACATCCTCGGGCTCTACCACGGGATCGCGCTGACCGAACGGACGTCGTCCTACGGCGGGGTGCTGCCCGACCGGATCTCGATCTACCGGCAGCCGATCCTCGCCATGTGCGAAGACGAGGACGAGGTCGTCGAGGAGGTCCTCATCACCGTCGTGCACGAGCTGGGTCACCACTTCGGGATCGACGACGCCCGGCTGCACGAGCTCGGCTGGGGCTGA
- a CDS encoding MFS transporter, producing MNPARRLTWLLTSSASSHLGDGIGKVALPLLATTLTRDPVLIAGLSATQFLPWLLFAAVAGALVDRIDRRRAMIVANTARAVAVGTLAVLVATGGMTIWLVYLTALVIGTAETVADSAANALIPAVVGDGSLDAANSKLQACEIVGQTFLGGPIGSMTFALFAAFPFVLNSAGFAIAAAVLLGLAGTYRGQAEVHPPTRLRTELADGLRWLRGNALLMRLVVVAGLLSLVSELAQAQLVLYALDDLHLSDAAFGFFAFVGGIGGLLGAGVAARLVRAAGRRAVVVGGALCCGAGFGGMGLVRSPVAGAALFGLFAAAVVAVNVVLATARHTLVPGELLGRVLGVWRTVVWGAIPLGALLGGVLTEALGSAARTFAVSGLAMLVIAAFASGALRRFPLDDKSDSAAPLEHQEPGL from the coding sequence ATGAATCCTGCTCGAAGACTCACGTGGCTGCTGACGTCGAGCGCGTCCTCGCACCTGGGCGACGGCATCGGCAAGGTGGCACTGCCCCTGCTGGCCACGACGCTGACCCGCGATCCCGTGCTCATCGCCGGGCTGTCCGCCACCCAGTTCCTGCCCTGGCTGCTGTTCGCCGCCGTCGCCGGCGCGCTGGTCGACCGGATCGACCGGCGGCGCGCGATGATCGTCGCGAACACCGCCCGCGCCGTCGCGGTCGGCACCCTCGCGGTGCTCGTCGCCACCGGCGGGATGACGATCTGGCTGGTCTACTTGACGGCGCTGGTCATCGGGACCGCCGAAACGGTCGCGGACAGCGCGGCCAACGCCCTGATCCCGGCGGTCGTCGGCGACGGCTCGCTCGACGCCGCCAACAGCAAGCTTCAGGCGTGCGAGATCGTCGGCCAGACGTTCCTCGGCGGCCCGATCGGCAGCATGACGTTCGCGCTCTTCGCCGCGTTCCCCTTCGTCCTGAATTCCGCGGGCTTCGCGATCGCGGCCGCGGTGCTGCTCGGGCTCGCCGGCACCTACCGCGGACAGGCCGAGGTGCACCCGCCCACGCGACTGCGCACCGAACTGGCCGACGGCCTGCGCTGGCTGCGCGGGAACGCGCTGCTCATGCGCCTGGTCGTCGTCGCCGGGCTGCTCAGCCTGGTCAGCGAGCTCGCGCAGGCGCAGCTGGTGCTCTACGCGCTCGACGACCTCCACCTGTCCGACGCGGCCTTCGGGTTCTTCGCGTTCGTCGGGGGCATCGGCGGGCTCCTCGGCGCGGGCGTCGCAGCGCGGCTCGTGCGCGCGGCCGGCCGCCGCGCGGTCGTGGTCGGCGGGGCCCTCTGCTGCGGCGCCGGGTTCGGCGGGATGGGCCTGGTGCGCTCGCCGGTCGCGGGCGCGGCGCTGTTCGGCCTGTTCGCGGCCGCGGTGGTCGCGGTCAACGTCGTGCTCGCCACCGCGCGGCACACGCTGGTGCCCGGCGAGCTGCTCGGCCGGGTGCTCGGGGTCTGGCGCACGGTCGTCTGGGGCGCGATCCCGCTCGGTGCCCTGCTCGGCGGGGTGCTGACCGAAGCGCTCGGCAGCGCGGCACGCACGTTCGCCGTGTCCGGGCTGGCGATGCTGGTGATCGCCGCGTTCGCTTCCGGCGCACTGCGGCGCTTCCCGCTCGATGACAAATCGGACTCAGCCGCGCCGCTAGAGCACCAGGAACCGGGTTTGTGA
- a CDS encoding DUF4232 domain-containing protein: MVRTKLSRLFPVVAASAGVLALSACGSGGTTPAASSSTPSTSASPTSTTATTAASSPSSSTPASSPPAQPVDNGLCKAGDVALSLGQGDAGAGSVYRPLLIKNTSAKPCEIQGFPGVSYVAGNDGHQVGKDAFREGTKGNAVKLNPGQSAVADIQFVNVRNFDPGTCQPTSVKGLRIYLPQETASNFVPSDGTACAGTKIPGNQLAVKTVHPS, from the coding sequence ATGGTTCGGACGAAGCTTTCACGGTTGTTCCCCGTCGTCGCGGCTTCGGCGGGCGTTCTCGCGCTCTCCGCCTGCGGAAGTGGCGGAACCACGCCCGCGGCGAGCAGCTCGACGCCGTCGACCTCGGCCTCACCCACCTCGACCACGGCCACCACCGCCGCGTCCAGCCCGAGCAGCTCGACGCCGGCCTCGTCGCCGCCCGCCCAGCCGGTGGACAACGGTCTCTGCAAGGCCGGCGACGTCGCGCTGTCGCTCGGCCAGGGCGACGCCGGCGCGGGTTCGGTGTACCGGCCGCTGCTCATCAAGAACACCAGCGCGAAGCCGTGCGAGATCCAGGGCTTCCCCGGGGTCTCCTACGTGGCGGGCAACGACGGGCACCAGGTCGGCAAGGACGCGTTCCGCGAAGGCACCAAGGGCAACGCGGTGAAGCTGAACCCGGGCCAGAGCGCGGTCGCCGACATCCAGTTCGTCAACGTCCGGAACTTCGACCCGGGCACCTGCCAGCCGACTTCGGTGAAGGGCCTGCGCATCTACCTGCCGCAGGAGACGGCGTCGAACTTCGTGCCGTCCGACGGCACCGCCTGCGCCGGCACGAAGATCCCCGGCAACCAGCTCGCGGTGAAGACGGTCCACCCGTCCTGA
- a CDS encoding histidine phosphatase family protein produces the protein MRLLLIRHGQTDGNVRGALDTALPGPPLTELGRTQADDLAARLAGEPIAAVYASQATRAQQTAAPLAARFSLDVQVVDGVHEVVAGDLEGATDHESIRTYMETVRRWTLGELTPSLPGGESGTSVRTRMLDAVGRLRAKHEQADPDSVIALVSHGGAIRLSAEWLAPNVHADVANAALIPNTGLVELDARPDGEWHCLTWVDTPL, from the coding sequence GTGAGGCTGCTGCTCATCCGCCACGGTCAGACCGACGGGAACGTCCGCGGCGCGCTCGACACCGCCCTGCCCGGCCCGCCGCTGACCGAGCTCGGCCGCACCCAGGCCGACGACCTCGCGGCGCGGCTCGCGGGGGAGCCGATCGCCGCGGTCTACGCGTCGCAGGCGACCCGCGCCCAGCAGACGGCGGCGCCGCTGGCCGCGCGGTTCTCGCTGGACGTCCAGGTCGTCGACGGCGTCCACGAGGTCGTCGCGGGTGACCTCGAAGGGGCGACCGACCACGAGTCGATCCGGACCTACATGGAGACGGTGCGGCGGTGGACGCTCGGCGAGCTGACGCCGTCGCTGCCCGGCGGCGAAAGCGGCACGAGCGTGCGCACCCGCATGCTCGACGCGGTCGGCCGGCTGCGCGCCAAGCACGAGCAGGCCGACCCGGACAGCGTGATCGCGCTGGTCAGCCACGGTGGTGCGATCCGGCTGTCCGCCGAGTGGCTGGCGCCGAACGTCCACGCGGACGTCGCCAACGCGGCGCTGATCCCGAACACCGGCCTGGTGGAGCTGGACGCCCGTCCGGACGGCGAGTGGCACTGCCTGACCTGGGTCGACACGCCGCTCTGA
- the pheA gene encoding prephenate dehydratase: MSRIAYFGPQGTFTEQAARALAGGEELIPVETVRLAMTAVREGEADAACVPIENSVEGVVPATLDALSESTPLVAVAEHILPVHFSVLARRGGGDIKTVASHPHALAQVREWLEANLPDARPVASSSTSAAAVGVLDGQFDAAVCAPVAVEHYDLEVLATEVADVSDAVTRFLLVRPPGELPEPTGADRTSVVAAAVNRTGTLAELLTALADRGINLTRLDARPTRNNFGEYRFFMDFEGHVAEPRILDALTALRRLCRNLRFLGSHPRADGTRSTIEPGAGNDDFVDAAMWADAVRKGDLA, from the coding sequence GTGTCACGGATCGCATACTTCGGCCCCCAGGGGACCTTCACCGAACAGGCCGCGCGAGCCCTCGCGGGCGGCGAAGAACTGATTCCGGTCGAGACCGTCCGGCTGGCGATGACGGCCGTCCGCGAGGGCGAGGCGGACGCCGCGTGCGTCCCCATCGAGAACTCGGTCGAGGGCGTGGTGCCCGCCACCCTCGACGCGCTCAGCGAGTCGACCCCGCTGGTCGCCGTGGCCGAACACATCCTGCCGGTCCACTTCAGCGTGCTCGCGCGGCGCGGCGGCGGGGACATCAAGACCGTCGCCAGCCACCCGCACGCGCTCGCCCAGGTCCGCGAGTGGCTGGAGGCGAACCTGCCGGACGCGCGCCCGGTGGCGTCGTCGTCGACGTCGGCGGCCGCGGTCGGCGTGCTGGACGGTCAGTTCGACGCCGCCGTCTGCGCGCCGGTCGCCGTCGAGCACTACGACCTCGAGGTGCTGGCGACCGAGGTGGCCGACGTCAGCGACGCCGTGACGCGGTTCCTGCTGGTCCGCCCGCCGGGCGAGCTGCCGGAGCCGACGGGTGCCGACCGGACGTCCGTGGTCGCCGCGGCCGTGAACCGCACCGGCACGCTCGCCGAGCTGCTCACCGCGCTGGCCGACCGCGGGATCAACCTGACCCGGCTCGACGCCCGCCCGACCCGCAACAACTTCGGCGAGTACCGCTTCTTCATGGACTTCGAGGGCCACGTGGCCGAGCCGCGGATCCTCGACGCGCTGACGGCGCTGCGCCGGCTCTGCCGCAACCTGCGGTTCCTCGGCTCGCACCCGCGCGCCGACGGGACGCGCTCCACGATCGAGCCCGGGGCCGGCAACGACGACTTCGTCGACGCGGCCATGTGGGCCGACGCGGTCCGCAAGGGGGACCTGGCGTGA
- a CDS encoding macro domain-containing protein produces MTADSGTHTGREGTHPPVSPRTPELVLCAVDEPLATAWTVTAQRAAGRVRVHRGSVLDVVAQAVVSPANSFGWMRGGIDAVYARAFPGVEQSVRSAVLAFHGGELPIGDAVIVPTGEAEPAWLISAPTMREPGERLPADTVHPYLAARAVFLQWRDGRLDHGPVREFVDTIAMPGLGTGVGGVDPATCARQVAAAWDEVFRNSR; encoded by the coding sequence GTGACCGCCGACTCGGGCACGCACACCGGCCGTGAGGGCACGCACCCGCCGGTCTCCCCTCGCACACCGGAGCTGGTGCTGTGCGCCGTCGATGAACCACTCGCCACCGCCTGGACCGTCACCGCCCAAAGGGCAGCCGGCCGGGTCCGGGTGCACCGCGGGTCGGTCCTCGACGTCGTCGCCCAGGCCGTGGTCAGCCCGGCCAACTCCTTCGGCTGGATGCGCGGGGGTATCGACGCCGTCTACGCGCGGGCGTTCCCCGGGGTCGAGCAGAGCGTCCGAAGTGCCGTTTTGGCCTTTCACGGCGGTGAACTGCCCATCGGGGACGCCGTGATCGTCCCGACCGGCGAGGCCGAACCGGCGTGGCTGATCAGCGCGCCGACCATGCGCGAACCGGGCGAGCGGCTGCCCGCCGACACCGTGCACCCGTACCTCGCGGCGCGCGCGGTGTTCCTGCAGTGGCGCGACGGCCGGCTCGACCACGGCCCGGTGCGGGAGTTCGTCGACACGATCGCGATGCCCGGGCTCGGCACCGGCGTCGGCGGCGTCGACCCCGCGACGTGCGCGCGTCAGGTCGCGGCGGCGTGGGACGAGGTTTTCCGTAACTCGCGGTGA
- the coaA gene encoding type I pantothenate kinase, whose protein sequence is MTRVRELSPYVELHREQWKELRSSTPLPLTAEELLRLRGLGEQVDLAEVADVYLPLSRLINLQVAARQRLYEATTTFLGDDSRGTKVPYVIGIAGSVAVGKSTTARILRTLLARWPDHPRVDLVTTDGFLYPRAELMRRGIMHRKGFPESYDRRALLRFVTEVKSGAERVAAPVYSHLAYDILPGQEQVVQQPDILIVEGLNVLQPGPRLMVSDLFDFSIYVDAHTDDIQRWYIERFLELRHTAFADPASHFHHFAGLPDDEARAEARHLWHSINEPNLMENIKPTRPRATLVLRKDADHTINRVRLRKL, encoded by the coding sequence ATGACCCGGGTCCGCGAACTCAGCCCGTATGTCGAGCTGCACCGGGAACAATGGAAAGAACTGCGAAGTTCGACGCCGTTGCCGTTGACGGCGGAGGAGCTGCTGCGCCTGCGGGGCCTCGGTGAGCAGGTCGACCTGGCCGAGGTGGCCGACGTCTACCTCCCGCTCTCCCGCCTGATCAACCTGCAGGTCGCCGCGCGCCAGCGGCTCTACGAAGCCACCACGACGTTCCTCGGGGACGACTCCCGCGGCACGAAGGTCCCCTACGTGATCGGCATCGCCGGGAGCGTGGCGGTCGGCAAGTCGACCACCGCCCGCATCCTGCGCACGCTGCTCGCCCGCTGGCCGGACCACCCCCGCGTCGACCTGGTCACCACCGACGGGTTCCTGTACCCGCGCGCCGAGCTGATGCGGCGCGGGATCATGCACCGCAAGGGCTTCCCGGAGAGCTACGACCGCCGCGCGCTGCTGCGGTTCGTCACCGAGGTCAAGTCGGGCGCCGAGCGCGTCGCCGCGCCGGTGTACTCGCACCTGGCCTACGACATCCTGCCCGGCCAGGAGCAGGTGGTGCAGCAGCCGGACATCCTCATCGTCGAGGGCCTGAACGTGCTGCAGCCGGGCCCGCGGCTGATGGTGTCCGACCTCTTCGACTTCTCGATCTACGTCGACGCGCACACCGACGACATCCAGCGCTGGTACATCGAGCGCTTCCTGGAACTGCGGCACACGGCGTTCGCCGACCCGGCCTCGCACTTCCACCACTTCGCCGGCCTGCCCGACGACGAGGCCCGCGCCGAAGCGCGGCACCTGTGGCACTCGATCAACGAGCCGAACCTGATGGAGAACATCAAGCCGACCCGCCCGCGGGCCACCCTGGTCCTGCGCAAGGATGCCGACCACACCATCAACCGGGTCCGCCTGCGCAAGCTCTGA